The following is a genomic window from Podarcis raffonei isolate rPodRaf1 chromosome 5, rPodRaf1.pri, whole genome shotgun sequence.
CCAGATCTTTGCCTGCCTGCGTTTGTACTCTCCCACTTCACCTTAGAATGGGAGCAAGAGGGGAGGGACCACAACTGGGAAACATTCTGAGGAGGGAGCGAAGTGACCAGCATTGGGATgctaccactgtgtgtgtgtctccaaaCTGGAACACTGTCATTTCTGCCGCCCCTGACACAATCCTAATTGTCACTTTTGGGGGATACCCCTCTTGGCTTTGGTTTGGTATCTAGGGGACCAATGGTAGCCCTGATGGGATGGGATACGGCTGCCGATTCTTACAATAAGGCAATCTGAGGTGAGCTTCGTGGCTCAGTGTAAAATAAGCCATTAGCCATTAGTCAGAACTTTTCAAAACAAGTATTTCTGTATTTGATGCCGAAGTATGAGCGCATCACCGCCATAATTGGTCCAGCTGCTCAAGGTTTGATCGGGATCTAAATGTTTGTCCATGCAACGGATGTTCTTATAGAACTTGACCATGGATTCGTATTTCTTACTTCCTGTTATTCCTTGTATTTCTTGCTGTTCATTTAATCCCTTGATTTCTAGGACCCCAAGGAATTCAGGGACCTCCAGGAAAAGCTGGGCCTCAAGGCGATAAAGGAGATCGGGGTCTAGTAGGTGAAAGAGGACCAAAGGGAGACCATGGAGCAAGAGGTAGGAGCCGATTCATAGATTAGCTACCTGCTAATCTGCCATCTTTCTTCTCTGGTGGACAAATCATACTGGGCACTGAAGAGACAACCGCTGAATGCAACCTGCTTTCACGTAAGAGTATTTGCAAAGTACAAGGCATCATCTCAATGGTTTCACTTTCCTTCACCAGGTAGTAGTAAAGTTACAGCCACCAGAAATCAAGATATAATTTCAcctaaagcaaacaaacattgccttttctgtggctgtatCTGCACCGTGAGGGAGCACATTTATTCTGACAAATAATTACAGAGAAAGATCTCACCTTGTGATGACATTTCCCTGTGACAACTGATGAGAAAATCCATCACTTCTAAACTAACTGCACATTTATTTTGGTTATATCTCTATTATACCACAAGAGGGCACATTTAAACCAACTAGTAACAAATGaccaaagaacaaaaagaacacaAAAGGGGAAATGCCACTTCCTGATGACTCTTCAAAAAACCTGACTCTGGAAAACCTGATCTGATAAActcataatagaattgtagagatggaagggaccccaagggtcatctagtccaaccccctgccatgcagggatCCTGCCCACAGCAATCCCTGCCCACAGCAAAGCACCAACCTTCCCAGtaaacagccagatgcactgacccattgtgccacagaaAGCATCCGTCACTGAAAGATGATTGTCAGTACAAAGACTTAGGTAGACCAGGGTCATCTGGTTGTTTCAGTTTCAAAAAATTATAAGTGTATACATTTTGTAAACCTATAAAAGGAGCATTCCTATGGTCAGGGGCTCCAAGACTTGACCACATTGAATTTCCCCAGGTGTCACCAAGAAATGCCCACAATAGGCTTTATGCCAGTCAGTTTGGAATAATGGTTGGCTTCTTTGCTCATTATATAACAATAATGTCAGTAGTTTAAGACTCCCCTCTCTATAGGTACTCAGTTGCTGATGCAGTTCGTCCTACACCTATTAGGAAGTCTGCCTAAATGCCTCCACCTATGTAATTCCTATAACAGCATACTTGGTGGAtatagtacaggcataggcaaacttggccctccagttgttttgggactacaattcccatcatccttgaccactggtcctgttagctggggatcatgggagttgtagtcccaaaacatctggagggctgagtttgcctatgcctgatatagtaTCATGTTTCCATCATGATCTGCTAAGAGTACTGTTAGAGAAACCACACTGGCAAAATCCTTTACCTGTGCAGCAATCAGGGTGAGAACAATCATATCTCAAACAAGATATGTGGGTCCAAGTTCCTAATAGGTGATGGTGGTGATTTGCAGCATTTGCACAGAGCAGCCGGGACTGCGTTTGCatagtcctttttaaaaacaaacaaacaaacaaacaaacaaacaaacaggaatcTATTTATTGAGCTGACTTAAGCCTGATAATACTTACCCATTTTGCTTCAATTTTGACCTACTGTATCTCCAATTTGTGTTTTTGGAAAAGTTTACTAAAGAAATAGTATAAAGAGAAACCAGAATCCTGCTGAGAACAAACTATTTAGTGGAGAAAGGGAAATGGAGGTGGCCTCAATCACCAGCTCTGGGACAGCTGATTGATAGGATTCCAGTTTTGGTTAGTGTATGGTTTTTGGAGATGTTAATCAGGTAGGCTTGCatgaaaatgtgaaccaaacaatTTCTTCCCCAGCCCAACTGTGCCCAGCTGAATCTAGGCAAAAATAGTTTTGTTAGACAACTGGGGTCATCGACTTGTTTTTAAACCAGCAGCTTTGTCTTCTGAACTGCATTACTTGCTGTGTTTATTAAAGTACTTTTTCAAAAACTGAGAAGCAGAGGCGGAGAATCCAGAGGTTTTTGATGTTGCACTTGTGGCTTATCACAGAGGTGGTTCCTCTTGTTGTCATGCTTTTTTCAGTATACGCTTTACATCACAATATTAAGAATTTTGTCTTTATTGTTACATCATTTAGAACTTCAGCAACTGGAATCTGAAGTGGCCCGTTTGAAAGAACAAGTGGAGGCTCTGAGAAACACTATGCTCAGGAACCAAAATGGTGAGAAAATGGAGTGGACTGGCGAGAATGTGGATATCAGATATCATTTTCTGCAAAATGCATGAAGTTATCTATCAAGTGTCCTGCAGAGGGACCTACATGTTGATTTTAGTATGATGATGCAGCCTATatccagctgctctggctcttgGAGTTAAAGCTCTGAGAGATAATTTAGAAAATCAACAGATTGTAAGCTTTCGCAGGACCGTACCACTTCAAGTGGCAAGGGCAGGGTTGCATGTCTGAAGGTTCCCCAACCAAAAGGGCAAAACAATCTCCTTCTGTATAGATTAGTTTGTTAGGAAGGAAGCTCAGCTGATCctactcagtgccggatttaagtataagctaaacaagctctagcttagggccccactctcttgggggtcccccaaaaaattaaaggaaaaaaactggatgtacatttcgaAAATGTAAGATAAGCTtcctaattgtatttcagttcaacaattactttgataaaatacatattttgttatatgcgaatggctttagatacctattaggtccataaattaccatatagcatatattcaacacaaaaaaacagcgacaatttgttgttgacaaaggacagctggacatacaaagggtcccattaccttcagtagcttagggcctcatcaaacctaaatccggccctgctacTGACTGTATCTAAAACAGCCCTGAAGGTGGGTTTGGGCAGTTTAATGCACTGTCTGTCATGCCACAACAAACACACAGCTGCTAACAAATTCTTCACTGTGGTGTTACTTTACCTTATTTCAAAGTTGAACTGCCAACTGAGGGAGGGCCCCTACTGTCTAAAATGGTAACTGTGTTGGCTTTACATCACTAATAAGGTCGTTGGTTCTGATTTGCTAGCTTTGAGTTAAACCTGATTCTGGCTATGGATGTGGGGATTAGACATGGGAAGAACTGCTGAGCTTTATATGACCCAAGCATTAATTGTATGATTTATGACAAACCTGATTcccattcatatttgcacatgccgtatttttcgctgtataagacgcaccagaccataagacgcacctagtttttggaggaggaaaacaagaaaaaaaatattccgaatCCCAGAGACATGTTCTGTTGCATATGctgactatgtgtgtgtgtgtatgtgtgtgtgtaagtgtaagtaagtggaatacatacacacacatatagccacacgaagcctcttcagggcagggggagccttcatcccgctgccctgaagaggcttcgcacggctaagccagaagctagaacagcaagagggattgctgcgcagcaatccctcttgctgttctggcttctgggatagctgcgcagcctgcattcgctccataagacgcacacacatttccccttactttttaggaggggaaaagtgcgtcttatagagtgaaaaatacagtaattatatAATTAAAGTCACAGCAGGTTTAGCAGCTGTTCTAACAACAGTGGTTTACATTTCCTAAGGGCATTCAAACCAGCAGAGAGATAGTGCACTCTGCTAAGTCCCCACACTAAAGATTACTCAAATATCAATGTGAACTTGTAAGGTTCAAACTGAAAGACACCACCCAAACTTCATCTTAATAAACTAAGCATCAGCATGAATCAACAAAAGTGGTAGAGAGTGCCACCCACTAGCTAGCTAAAATGTAAGCTCAAAATACATTTTCCATCAAGTTCTGTGATTCTTTCAACTTGCAAGATGCAAGTTGGTGTGGAAGAAGGATGTGTTTAATCCTTTTCCAGTAAAGGGATCAGACCATACCTTCTCATTGCAGAAGACCACCAGTTCAGTCCCTGCTATATCCTCTTAAAAGGATCAGGTATCatagaatcttttgctcaacctAGAGCCCATCCTAGAGCCCATCCTAGATCTTCCGTTTGTACAACCTTCCCAGACTGCCTTGCACAACAAGGAGGAGGAATAACTAATCAAGTACCATTCAACGAAACCAAAACTTAACGCAGCTGCAACTGATTCTCTATTCCTCTAGCTCATTTATTCCCAAATGGCCGAAGTGTTGGTGAGAAGCTATTCAAAACCGACGGCTCCCAAGGCAGCTTTGAGGCAGCCAAAGCGACCTGCTTCCAGGCCGGTGGTCTGCTTGCCTCTCCGAGGTATTCTGCGGAGAACGCAGCCATCCAGCAAATAGTTGCTCGTCACAACAAGGCAGCTTATCTGGGGATGAACGACTTGCAGTCAGAAGGCACGTTTGCCCACCTGGATGGCAATGAAGTCAATTACACCAACTGGGCAAGCGAAGAGCCAAACAATGCTGGCGGGAAGGAGGACTGCATTGAAATATTTCAGGATGGCAAGTGGAATGACAAATCCTGCACAGAAAGACGGTTAATAGTGTGTGAGTTTTAATCCTGGCTGCCAACTTCTGCCCAGTCGCAAGATATGCAAGATCTCCGATAGTATTTGGGAATATCCAATGCGAACCCTGTTAGAGAATGGGGACTATCCACTGGCCCCCAGTTCCTGTACAAAGCAAGAACCCATCTCCTCCACTCTGTCTGTATTTTAACAGAGTCCTCTTTTTACGCAACTCAGGCATCCATTTCAAGAGGCACAACCCACACTAGTCTGTTTGCTCATTACGGTACCAACTTGCTCACTCTGAAGCCACACAACACAATAACATACCCACTGCATTTCTACTTGCTCATTCCATATGCGATTTCCACTTGTCTTTTCCAGTATTTTTTCCCCCTAACCTGATTTATGACACCTGAACACTGGGAGTGACTTAACCTGCAGAATCAGTTGGGAAATCTTTCTATCCCTCCTCCATTTTTGGCATTGATTTCCACCATTTCCTGGCCTTTCACCTTCTGAAATCTCAGATACTTCACCAACTTCCCCCCATTATTGTTCCAGTTGTTATGGAACaacatttttcttttgcatttccccCAGGGATATTTCAAATGTGCACTTATGCAGGTGTATACAATACAGTGTCCTACACGCACAGAGCCGCGCACCTCTGCTTCCTCTCCTTtaatttttgttactttaaataTGTGGCACAAATAGCCGCACAGGCAGTAGCAGAGAACCTGGCACTGGGGGAGCTGGTGTCACTGTGTTCACTGTTACAGAAATCCTTCCCCAACACCTTCAAAGGCTACATTTCAACAttactccaatgaaaatagagaagtcctaaggagaagcaggacattctgcggtcaaatcagaaaccgggacagcttctgtaaatctgggactgtccttggaaaataggggcacctgAGACTGCCAGTTGGCAAAAATGCATCTATACATCCTCACAAATATTGCAAAAACTGTGCTAAGCAGGTACCACCCACTTTGCCTTCTCCGCAATGTTCTCATTTTCTACttgtatggatttttaaaaagaaaggatggaggaatttttttttaaaatgaccccATGAAGTGGTAACTATTTTACTACTTCAGATGCAGGGAAAGTTGACTTTTGCCAACTTCGTGCTCAAATTCTACCAAAATTGAAGTAGTGGGTGCAGAATAAAACTTGTGAactaaggactcagctagattggtaaaaaagcgttttatatgcgttgtatatgcgaTAACACActatgacaccagatggcgctgtggagtcccatctttcccaaccggatttccctgtatgagttaaCAAAAGAGTGTGCAAGACTAAAATAAAAGATATACAGAAATACCTTTGGTTTGCTTGATTTAGTTCTGAATCTAACTTTCCCTCAAGTGAAATTTGTCTTTTTAGTAGCAGCCAAAGACCGCCTTGCCATATTATGTTGCAACACTGTTGTGTAATGCTGTGCTTTAAAAacgagggggggaaatatttgctTTGACAAATAGCAACCGCAATGATATATTGGCAGTTTCCCCAGATAGTTCTTGCTTCATCTGGACTTTTCTTCACCTGAGAGCCATTGCTACATATTTTGTACATGGGGGTAGTGTCAGGAGATGCAATTCCCACACGAAGGTAGAGAGTGGGTGGATCCAACAGGCCGTAAACCACTTTTAAGTGATATGGGGCTGGGAGGTACTATAATCAGATTTTGCTAGGTCATACTTGGAGTGGATCTGCAGAAGGTAAGTTAGTAATTTTTTCTTCACTGTTGTATAAATCGTGACTTTTCACAAACTAACCTGCAATGTTAATACCCTGTTAATCTGCTGTGTTGCTGCTGTGCCAAAATCTTAATCACTTTTGGCAGAGTTAAAAGAGGGCTCACCGGGAAAGAAGAGGTTCGTATTTCAAGGTTGGCCATATTCCCTTGAGCCATGCCATAGACTTTGAGCCCAGGGCATGGCCTGGGGGAACATGATGCAGCTAAGCAGGTCTGAGTTTGATCAATACCAGTTTGGGAGACTGCCTAGGAACCCCATGTATTACAACAGCTTACATACCCTGGTGCAGAACAATCCAATCTTTAAGATCTTCCAAAGAGACCCTAGTGGTCATTTCATGACCAGCAGACAGTTATCACATGGTGACAAAAGGTTCTTCTCAGTGGTAGTACCCACCACTGGATGTCGTCCCTCAAGTCATTTGTGATTGCATGTCCAACTACACTCAACTTTCCCTTGTCTCTGTATTCTAAAACCCAAGAAGACATTATAAACTTCCTCCCATGGCTCCCAGTACTTCCATTTTGTCAaaaggaccaggtccaagatagattgTAATATGGGGGAGGGCAGTATTTGCCAACTATTGgcaattgttatttattttgctatcTGGTGGTGTGAGTGGTCACTTACTAATTATCTTAAACAGTTAAATACATACGGGACACTTCTTTTCGTATAGATATGCTCCTATTTATACAGACTGATATATCATGTATCTAAGTTTGAACTTGCCGAAACTACCAATACCCCCAAGGATTAAATCTGacatgttttcattttatttctctccTATAAAATCCAGCTTGACCAAGCTTATTACCCCTACTCCTGAGTTATGCACCCAAACAGGCAACAAAATAAGCTACAGCAGGATTTTGAAACTTGACACTGGAAGTCTGCATCAATACCTGGCATGGGTACAAAGGAATAACAAGGAACAAAGCAATCATGTTTCAAGAAATAAATAACTCTGCTGGATGGATGAGAGTGAGGGTGGGAAAATGAAGTTGAGCATCTTGGCTTCAGCTCTACAAACGCATTATACATATAGAGAGCAAACAAGTCAGGATTAACACTGACTGATTTGGGCCAAATGACAATCAGTTCTTAGAAAAGCCGCTTCCTTACAACCCAGCACGACCAAGCAGCCAAAATCAGTGTCAGGAGTGGCATTCAGCAGAGTGAAGGAAGCAGCCTTAATTTGGGGTGGGccggtgagggggggggagagcagtggAAAAATAGGACTGGTGCCTGAATGGTGCAACAAGATCTGTAAACGTGCTGGCCCTTGGGATGGGCTCCACTTTAGGCAATGGTATGACTTGGGCCAGTGATCAGCATGAAGCCATTCATATGAAAGGGTGGCACTacaccagacataggcaaactcagccgtccagatgttttgggactacagttcccatcatccctgaccactggtcctgttagctaggaatgatgggagttgtagtcccagaaaatctggagggcagagtttgcctatgcctgcactacacTATGTAGATAGGAACAAACCTGGCACTGAACATCTGGGGTCAACAAGGGCAGTGAGCATCTTTAACCCCAACCCCAATGGAGTCTATGGATGCATTTGATGGGGAACCGGTGGCCATCCAAACGTTGTTGAGctcccaactctcatcatccctgagtattggccatgctggctgggagttgaagtccaacaacatctggatggcgtCAGGTCTCCCATCCCTGTCATAGCGAAGAAGAaattgttgtggggggggggggacactgctGTTATGAGAATAAGTCCTGAAGAGACcaacttggctgtgagtcctggaagatctATTCCCTGCCTTGtaggccttttccacctggcctgggaaggtGCAGTTTGGACTGACACCAGCTgcagaagctgaggctgctgaactgaTTCTTGGGCTGGGTACTGTTTTTGTTGGGGTGTGCATTGTTGCTGCTAATttgtttgtatctttattttagatcttgtgatttatgtggaaatggtttaGTTTGGCTGTGTGCTTTTTAACTTTATTTATTGTCTAGGACTACTGTTATGTTGCAgatttatgattttttttatgttgtaagccgccttgagcatggtttgaactgtggaaatgtGGCATACAATATGGAAGGTGGATGCCTGACACACTTGAGTCTGAATGGTCTAGGCCTGACAGACCCCACAGCAGGGTGCATTGTGACTTTGTACAGGGACAGACAAGGTCCCTGGGGATGCCACAGTGTGTAAACCCTCCCTTCACCCCCACCTCAACTAGCAtgatgggagccattttgctactacagtggtacctcgggttacatacgctcaggttacagactccgctaacccagaaatagtgcttcaggttaagaactttgcttcaggatgagaacagaaatcacgctctggtggcgcggcagcagcaggaggccccattagctaaagtggtgcttcaggataagaacagtttcaggttaagaacggacctctggaacgaattaagtacttaacccgaggtaccactgtaatagtataaaccagtgtttcccaaacttgggtctccagctgttttttagactacaactcccatcatccctagctagcaagaatagtggtcagggatgatgggaattgtagcccaaaaacagctggagatccaaattTGGGGGGGGCGATGCTGATATAAACTGGGACatagcgggggggggagggggctgtgtgCCTGTTCTCCCCTACGCAGTTTGAGACTTCACCTGTTCAAGTGAAAGCCTGGAGATAGCTCAGACTTCCTCAGactcggccctacagatgttttgagactacagttccaatcatccctgaccactggtcctgctagttagggatcataggagttgtaggccaaaaacatctggagggctgagtttgaggaagcctgaggtaGCTAAATTCACACATAAATAGACCCAGCAGTTGGTATTAGCCGTGTCATACCTTAATTGAAGCCATATAACCTCTGGTTGCTATATCCTGAGGAATAACAACAGGGCATTGCTATTATACAAGCCCCCGTTGGTAAACACTCGGCAAAATTTGTCTTGCCACCCTAGATGGATTTCCCATAAGGGTCACACACGTTCTGTTCTCGTGTACATAAATAGTCTGAATCAACTGCTGCTGGCGTTGGCAGATGTCAGAACTCTTGATTTCCCAGCACATACTCCAACCCACTTCACagtggcctttaaaaaaaaccatttcctTATTTACAGGAACAGGGTGAGCAGTTTAACACACATGTATCATCAGATTAGCCGACCTTTCCCACATGGATAAATGTCACGTCAAACATTGGGCAATAAAGAGACTAGAGTGACCTGCCTAATAATCCCATCAGTTAAGGTCTCAACTTCAAACCTATCAAGATTTCTGCTTGACTCTGTCACCATGATTGTAACATAGCTAGAGTTGTCCTCATAGGTATCCATTTCTTTTATTCTTGTGCagggataaaataataaaaaacagtgcttctcaaatccccccccccatatactaaAGGGGCAGTCAGTCACTCGTagggtgtcctgaacccctggcctacctggcggcAAGTCACTGTGCCACGTCCAAAGCTCAAAGTCCAAGGGTCAATCCAAACAAGTGAAGTCCAAAGTCTGAAGGTCAGGAAATGAGGTTCAGTGTccatccaagtagccaagtctaAAGTCCAGCAatcagtccagagtcaaacccaaatcACAGTCCTGTAGAAATCCAGGAGCATCCAAGTCAAGGTCCCTCGACATGGGCAGTTgggcagacacagcacctcaggtCTGCTTACCTTTGGTGCCTTGCATACTGATTGCAGCTCCTGGGCTTGATGAGCaatatgaccctcacctgttctaagCCTGCTCTAGCAAAGGAATCACACACAttctcccagagctagcaagccccacctggccagcttgggaactgggctgtgggcccttgcttgcctcagcctcctagagcacaTCTCCCACTGTTCCCAACGTCTCAGAGTTGAGACGCTGAGTTCATGGAGACAGGGgctcctctggctctggtgatgggtcctgctgctttggttcctgtgcactggccCTCACCCCCTTGtcatcctccatcaccctgtAAGGCCTTCTTCCACCAACCTCTCCatccccatcccctgcttgccccaatgtgtcccagtcccagctacacccctcaccaggaaccccttcctcctccctgttgtcctgccagttcatggcaTCTGTCCACAGgtagttggactccagctctcatcatccccaaacagcatagccaatgatcagggagcatgggaactgaagtccagcaactcctggagggtcacaggtcaaTTGCCCTCGCCTATGGTGAACATCTAGCAAACTTTCGATTTTGTGGGGGAAACCACTCCAAACCGTTTCCAGGAATGAAACTGAT
Proteins encoded in this region:
- the LOC128413358 gene encoding pulmonary surfactant-associated protein D-like; translation: MGFLWIFGFLILPAAFSQSTVPTAGKDNTCPFILGMPGSNGLPGPAGEKGDQGPQGIQGPPGKAGPQGDKGDRGLVGERGPKGDHGARELQQLESEVARLKEQVEALRNTMLRNQNAHLFPNGRSVGEKLFKTDGSQGSFEAAKATCFQAGGLLASPRYSAENAAIQQIVARHNKAAYLGMNDLQSEGTFAHLDGNEVNYTNWASEEPNNAGGKEDCIEIFQDGKWNDKSCTERRLIVCEF